ATCTCGAAGTCCACGCCGTTGAAGTGGTACAGAAGGCGGCCGGACTGGAGGTACATCGTCTCCTGCTTGCGCTCGTGCTTCTGGAGCGAGAGGGCGTGGCCCTTGGTGACCTCCAGGATCTTGCCGGCGTAGCGCTCTTCGTGCGCGTACCAGACCTCGCGGCCCCAGGGCTTGTCCACGATCTTGGGCGAGCAGACGGGCACGGCGGGCGATGCGTTCATTCGCGGTTTGCTGCGTGGTGAGGAACGGAGATGCGAGGGCCGCGCGGACCTAGCCGCGGCCGAAGATGCGGCGCAGGAGCGACGGCGAGCCGGCCAGCGGAGGCACGGGCATCGGCGCGTCGCCCGTGAGCATGCGCGACGGGTTGATCTCGGTGAGCAGCGCGGCCTGGGGCTCGCCCTGGCGCGCCACGTGAGCCCGCACGTCGGCCGAATGCAGGCGCCCGCGCGCGTGGTAGTCGCTGGAAAGGTAGTCCGCCCAGCCGCGTTTGAGCAGGTCCCCGGCGATCTGCTGCGCCTGCGGGCCGTAGCGGCCCAGCAGCGACGCGCCGTTCACCTGCAGGTAGGCGCCCACGCGCCGCCACTCGCCGGGCGCCTCGCTGCCCGGCTGCAGGTTGGAGTACCGCTCCGGGTGGGCGATGATGGGCGTCCAGCCGCTCATCTTCAGCTCGAAGATGGCCCGCCCGGCGTTGGGCGGCACCGTCATGAACGGGAACTCCACCAGCACGAACGAGGTGCCCGCCAGCCGCAGCCGCGGGTCCGACAGGTCGGCCAGCGGGGTGTCGAGCATCAGCTCCACGCCGCGCTCCACCCGCAGGTCGGGGAACTCGGCCGAAGCAAGCGCCTTGAGCGACGCCCACGCCTCGTCCAGCCGGCCCAGGTACTCGGCGCACTCGTCGGCCCGCTCCAGCTGCGAGGCGCGGAAGTGCG
This sequence is a window from Longimicrobiaceae bacterium. Protein-coding genes within it:
- a CDS encoding cupin domain-containing protein, whose protein sequence is MNASPAVPVCSPKIVDKPWGREVWYAHEERYAGKILEVTKGHALSLQKHERKQETMYLQSGRLLYHFNGVDFEMAPGQCITVRPGDVHRVEALEDSVILEVSTPELDDLIRLEDRYGRG
- a CDS encoding CpsB/CapC family capsule biosynthesis tyrosine phosphatase, translating into MIDFHSHLMPGVDDGAASLDDSRAALAAMREQGVTALVTTPHFRASQLERADECAEYLGRLDEAWASLKALASAEFPDLRVERGVELMLDTPLADLSDPRLRLAGTSFVLVEFPFMTVPPNAGRAIFELKMSGWTPIIAHPERYSNLQPGSEAPGEWRRVGAYLQVNGASLLGRYGPQAQQIAGDLLKRGWADYLSSDYHARGRLHSADVRAHVARQGEPQAALLTEINPSRMLTGDAPMPVPPLAGSPSLLRRIFGRG